Proteins encoded together in one Chitinophaga varians window:
- a CDS encoding methionine aminotransferase → MSKLPHTGTTIFSVMSALAAEHKAINLSQGFPDYDCSDELKEMVNQAMQQGHNQYAPMPGLLQLRTAIAAKIRSLYQQTINPDTDITITPGGTYAIYTAIATYIHPGDEVIIFEPAYDSYIPNVLVNGGKPVLISLSFPDYRIDWQEVRRKITPRTRMIMVNTPHNPTGSILQEEDMAELEKLVAEHNLLVLSDEVYEHLVFDGARHLSVLRYPAIYKNSFVVFSFGKVFHNTGWKMGYCVAPEHLMKEYRKVHQYLCFSVNTPMQYGLAEFLETPAHYLELPAFYQQKRDYFLELMNGSRFTPLASQGSYFQLMRYDQISSEGDKEFATRLTKEFGVAAIPVSAFYHDGKDDHVVRFCFAKKETTLEQAAARLRNI, encoded by the coding sequence ATGTCCAAATTACCACACACAGGAACCACCATTTTTTCCGTTATGTCAGCCCTGGCAGCGGAACACAAAGCCATCAACCTGTCACAAGGCTTCCCCGACTACGATTGCAGCGATGAACTAAAGGAAATGGTCAACCAGGCCATGCAACAGGGGCACAACCAATACGCGCCCATGCCCGGCCTCTTGCAGCTCCGCACAGCTATCGCGGCCAAAATCAGATCGCTGTACCAGCAAACCATCAACCCGGACACCGACATCACCATCACGCCAGGCGGTACCTATGCCATTTATACGGCTATTGCCACCTACATTCATCCGGGAGATGAAGTGATCATATTCGAGCCGGCATATGACAGCTATATCCCCAATGTGCTGGTCAACGGTGGCAAACCGGTGCTAATATCGCTTTCTTTCCCGGATTACCGGATTGACTGGCAGGAGGTGCGCCGCAAGATCACTCCCCGCACCCGCATGATCATGGTTAACACACCACACAACCCCACCGGCAGCATTCTTCAGGAAGAGGACATGGCCGAACTGGAAAAGCTGGTAGCAGAACATAACCTGCTGGTACTATCAGACGAAGTATACGAACACCTGGTATTTGACGGCGCCCGCCATCTCAGTGTGCTGCGTTATCCTGCCATCTATAAAAACAGCTTTGTCGTGTTCTCCTTTGGAAAGGTCTTTCACAATACCGGCTGGAAGATGGGCTATTGCGTTGCGCCCGAGCATCTGATGAAGGAATACCGGAAGGTACACCAGTACCTTTGTTTTTCAGTGAACACACCAATGCAGTACGGATTGGCCGAGTTCCTGGAAACACCGGCACATTACCTGGAACTGCCGGCATTTTATCAGCAAAAGAGAGATTATTTTCTGGAGTTGATGAACGGCTCACGGTTTACACCACTGGCCAGTCAGGGAAGTTACTTTCAACTGATGCGGTATGATCAGATATCTTCGGAAGGAGACAAGGAATTTGCCACCCGCCTGACCAAAGAATTTGGCGTAGCGGCGATTCCGGTTTCCGCATTCTACCACGATGGCAAAGATGATCATGTAGTGCGTTTCTGTTTTGCCAAAAAAGAAACGACGCTGGAACAGGCGGCAGCACGCCTTAGAAATATATAG
- a CDS encoding carbonic anhydrase family protein yields the protein MKTLNKVSQSEITPTQALELLKSGNLRFVDNLRINRNLLQMVNDTRDGQWPMAAIVSCMDSRTSAELVFDQGLGDIFSIRLAGAVISDNVLGSLEYACKAAGSKFIVVLGHTKCGAICGACDAVEMGNLTGLLNKITPSVFAEKTVTENRTSKNPEFVQAVTNIHIERSVQAIMEQSHILRDMILKGDVGIVGAMYDVETGVVNFMEHTLILKKDKETVPAMAV from the coding sequence ATGAAAACATTGAATAAAGTATCACAGAGTGAGATTACACCGACACAAGCTTTGGAATTATTGAAATCAGGTAACCTGCGTTTTGTGGACAACCTCCGCATCAACCGTAACCTGTTGCAAATGGTAAACGACACCCGCGACGGGCAATGGCCGATGGCTGCCATTGTAAGCTGTATGGACTCCCGCACTTCCGCTGAACTGGTATTCGACCAGGGCCTGGGCGATATCTTCAGTATCCGCCTGGCGGGCGCCGTGATCTCTGACAATGTGCTGGGAAGCCTGGAGTATGCCTGCAAAGCAGCCGGCTCCAAGTTCATCGTAGTACTGGGACACACCAAATGCGGCGCTATCTGTGGCGCCTGCGACGCGGTGGAAATGGGCAACCTCACCGGTCTGCTGAATAAAATCACCCCGTCTGTTTTTGCGGAAAAAACTGTCACCGAAAACCGCACCTCCAAAAATCCGGAGTTTGTGCAGGCCGTGACGAACATTCATATTGAACGCTCTGTGCAGGCTATCATGGAACAGAGCCATATTCTGCGTGACATGATCCTGAAAGGGGACGTAGGCATCGTGGGCGCCATGTACGACGTGGAAACCGGCGTTGTCAACTTTATGGAACACACGCTGATCCTCAAAAAAGATAAGGAAACGGTACCGGCCATGGCCGTTTAA
- a CDS encoding SulP family inorganic anion transporter, translating to MNKQTSLFSNIKGDFSAGLVVFLIAVPLCLGIALASGAPLFSGMIAGIVGGLVIGFFSGSQLSVSGPAAGLTAIVLTAITKLGAFDIFLLAVVIGGCLQLVLGLIKAGTVANYFPSNVITGMLAAIGIIIILKQLPHAFGYDAENEGSIAFFQADGENTFSALLSTLNHISIGATIITLISILIILYWSKIPKVNLVPAPLVAVIAGILLNRAFAGNEVLALGAKHLVSLPVPQSFSDFLGQFTFPRFSAITDKEVWITGLTIAIIASVETLLNVEATDKLDPLKRHTSPNRELKAQGIGNIVSGLIGGLPITSVIVRSSANINAGGRTKMSTMIHGSLLLICAALIPMVLNMIPLATLAAVLLVTGYKLCKLQVFREMFKNGKYQWVPFVATVVSIVFTDLLIGIGIGMAVSVLAILRGNMKSSYYFRKEKYQTGDTIRLELAQEVSFLNKASILLTLDHLPADTTVVIDAQKTAYIDFDVLQTIREFKDIKAPQKNITVILVGFKDVYKIPNTPGSLVEEHARKANGHVHTIAAGNHKELLKELQLN from the coding sequence ATGAACAAGCAAACATCGTTATTCTCCAATATCAAGGGGGACTTTTCTGCGGGTCTCGTTGTTTTCCTCATTGCCGTGCCGTTGTGTCTGGGCATTGCCCTGGCCTCCGGCGCTCCGCTCTTTTCCGGTATGATTGCCGGGATTGTTGGCGGATTGGTAATTGGATTTTTCAGCGGCTCACAACTGAGCGTCAGCGGTCCGGCGGCAGGCCTTACTGCCATTGTGCTGACCGCCATCACCAAACTGGGCGCATTCGACATCTTCCTGCTGGCCGTTGTCATCGGAGGTTGCCTGCAACTGGTACTGGGGCTTATCAAGGCGGGAACCGTGGCCAACTACTTCCCTTCCAACGTGATCACCGGTATGCTGGCAGCCATTGGTATTATTATCATCCTGAAACAGCTTCCGCATGCCTTCGGTTATGACGCCGAAAATGAAGGCAGCATTGCCTTCTTCCAGGCCGACGGGGAAAATACTTTCAGCGCGCTGCTGTCCACGCTCAACCATATTAGTATAGGTGCAACTATTATCACCCTCATATCCATTCTTATCATTCTGTATTGGAGCAAGATCCCCAAAGTAAACCTGGTACCAGCACCACTCGTTGCCGTAATAGCCGGTATTCTGCTGAACCGCGCCTTTGCAGGCAACGAAGTGCTGGCCCTGGGTGCTAAACACCTGGTAAGCCTGCCCGTGCCACAGTCGTTTTCCGACTTCCTCGGACAGTTCACCTTCCCGCGCTTCAGCGCCATCACCGACAAGGAAGTGTGGATCACAGGTCTTACCATTGCCATCATTGCTTCTGTGGAAACACTGCTCAACGTGGAAGCGACCGACAAACTGGACCCGCTGAAGCGCCACACCTCCCCTAACCGGGAACTGAAAGCACAAGGCATCGGTAACATTGTGAGCGGCCTTATCGGCGGCCTGCCTATTACTTCCGTAATTGTGCGTTCCAGCGCCAACATTAACGCTGGCGGCCGTACGAAAATGTCTACCATGATACACGGCTCCCTGCTGCTGATCTGTGCGGCACTTATTCCCATGGTGCTTAACATGATCCCGCTGGCCACGCTGGCCGCGGTACTGCTGGTGACCGGTTACAAACTGTGTAAACTGCAGGTCTTCAGGGAAATGTTTAAAAATGGCAAATACCAGTGGGTACCATTTGTGGCCACCGTTGTCTCCATCGTGTTTACAGACCTGCTGATTGGTATTGGTATCGGTATGGCCGTAAGCGTACTGGCCATTCTGCGAGGTAATATGAAGAGCTCCTATTATTTCCGCAAAGAAAAATACCAGACCGGCGACACCATCCGCCTGGAACTGGCACAGGAAGTATCTTTCCTGAACAAGGCCAGCATCCTGCTTACCCTGGACCATTTGCCTGCGGATACTACGGTGGTGATAGATGCCCAGAAAACAGCCTATATCGACTTTGATGTGTTGCAAACCATCCGGGAATTCAAAGACATCAAGGCGCCACAAAAAAATATTACCGTCATCCTGGTGGGATTTAAGGACGTATACAAAATTCCCAACACCCCCGGGAGCCTGGTAGAAGAACATGCGCGGAAAGCTAACGGGCACGTACACACTATTGCAGCCGGCAATCACAAGGAATTATTAAAAGAATTACAGTTGAACTAA
- a CDS encoding PadR family transcriptional regulator gives MNIDNTQSQMRKGVLEFCILSVIKQGEAYPSDIIEKMKEAKLDILEGTLYPLLTRLKNAELLTYRWVESSSGPPRKYFSMTDKGETFYRELESTWNELANAVHQLTQQNSAPL, from the coding sequence ATGAACATTGATAACACACAGTCACAGATGCGGAAGGGAGTGCTGGAGTTTTGCATTCTGTCCGTCATCAAGCAAGGAGAAGCTTACCCGTCAGACATCATTGAAAAGATGAAAGAGGCAAAGCTGGACATCCTGGAGGGTACCTTATATCCCTTACTGACACGGCTGAAAAATGCAGAATTGCTCACCTACAGATGGGTAGAAAGCAGCTCCGGCCCCCCACGAAAATATTTTTCCATGACCGACAAAGGGGAAACCTTTTACCGTGAACTGGAAAGCACCTGGAACGAACTGGCCAATGCAGTCCATCAGTTAACACAACAAAACAGCGCACCGCTGTAG
- a CDS encoding PspC domain-containing protein → MKKIININLSSRLIPIEDSAYEALRQYLDSLKSYFSKEEGGDEIVADIESRIAELFQDKLKKGAHCITDEDVAAVKVSMGTPEQFDDAPGSGAQSQDSNADQFVPRPRKRLYRDPENKVLSGVCGGLGAYFNVDPVIFRIIFVLLAVGGFGTGVLVYFILWVATPSADTAAEKLEMRGEKVDLNNIRATIQEELSSMKDQMKNVGKDFQNFSQGRGKQVGNDLERFFVNLAQGLGKVLVFVTKGFFYFLAVVILICLIVTGIAIAISSAALFPLKNLLLTAHSAQSYLFWPAIVLLLGIPVVALLIFIVRKLTGVKQGSRYAGYTLVFLWLLGLVFAGIVGASLAKDFRRRSNLPAEVVAIQQPTQQKLILRVAPGIFNGNDFSWFDDNLIVADDTTMINIVKLRVEKSTTDSFRVEVYRYSQGRTLQQANRLAGDIQFAIRQQDSVLYIPQGFSLPPHSTFRGQRLVVVFKVPVGKNLEIDDDIYRHFSFDKYGRRYNDEDDWYIGIHSDDEDGGSHTRLKMTPDGVTEENTAPKIERDSVENTYHYKGNDTTHR, encoded by the coding sequence ATGAAAAAGATTATCAACATAAACCTGTCGAGTCGGCTGATTCCCATTGAGGATAGTGCCTACGAAGCATTGCGCCAGTATCTGGACAGCCTGAAGAGCTACTTCTCTAAAGAAGAAGGAGGTGATGAAATTGTGGCCGACATCGAAAGCCGCATTGCCGAGTTGTTCCAGGATAAACTGAAAAAAGGCGCTCACTGTATCACCGATGAAGACGTGGCTGCTGTAAAAGTATCCATGGGCACACCGGAACAGTTTGATGATGCTCCCGGCAGCGGTGCGCAGTCACAGGACAGCAACGCGGACCAGTTTGTGCCCCGTCCCCGCAAGCGGCTCTACCGCGATCCGGAAAACAAGGTACTGAGTGGTGTCTGCGGCGGCCTGGGCGCTTATTTCAATGTAGATCCGGTGATCTTCCGTATCATCTTCGTACTGCTGGCCGTTGGTGGCTTCGGTACCGGTGTACTGGTATATTTCATCCTGTGGGTGGCCACGCCTTCTGCTGACACTGCAGCGGAAAAACTGGAAATGCGCGGCGAGAAGGTAGACCTGAACAACATCAGGGCTACCATCCAGGAGGAATTAAGCAGCATGAAGGACCAGATGAAAAATGTAGGAAAAGACTTCCAAAATTTTTCGCAGGGCCGCGGAAAGCAGGTAGGTAATGATCTGGAACGCTTTTTTGTAAACCTTGCACAAGGGTTGGGAAAAGTATTGGTTTTCGTGACCAAAGGATTCTTTTACTTCCTGGCAGTAGTCATACTGATCTGCCTGATCGTCACTGGTATAGCGATCGCGATTTCTTCTGCGGCCCTGTTCCCCCTGAAAAATCTTTTGCTCACCGCCCATTCCGCACAGAGCTACCTTTTCTGGCCAGCCATTGTGCTGCTCCTGGGCATACCTGTGGTAGCCTTGCTGATCTTCATTGTCCGTAAGCTGACAGGCGTGAAACAAGGCAGCCGCTATGCGGGTTACACCCTGGTGTTCCTCTGGTTGCTGGGCCTTGTGTTCGCCGGAATTGTAGGCGCCTCCCTGGCAAAAGATTTCAGAAGGCGGAGCAACCTGCCTGCAGAAGTGGTGGCCATACAACAGCCTACCCAACAGAAACTGATACTCCGCGTGGCTCCCGGCATCTTCAACGGCAACGATTTCAGCTGGTTCGACGATAACCTGATCGTAGCGGATGATACCACCATGATCAACATCGTAAAGTTGAGAGTGGAAAAAAGCACTACTGACAGCTTCCGGGTGGAAGTGTACCGCTACTCACAGGGTCGCACCCTGCAACAGGCCAACAGACTGGCGGGCGATATCCAGTTCGCCATCAGGCAACAAGACTCAGTGCTGTATATCCCGCAGGGCTTCTCCCTGCCGCCTCATTCCACGTTCCGGGGCCAGCGCCTGGTGGTGGTCTTCAAAGTCCCCGTAGGCAAGAACCTCGAGATCGATGACGATATCTACCGCCACTTCTCTTTTGATAAGTATGGCCGCCGTTATAATGATGAAGATGATTGGTACATCGGAATCCATTCTGATGATGAGGACGGCGGAAGCCATACCCGTCTGAAAATGACCCCGGACGGTGTCACTGAAGAAAATACTGCCCCGAAAATCGAAAGGGACTCCGTAGAGAACACTTACCACTATAAAGGTAACGACACTACACACAGATAG
- the feoB gene encoding ferrous iron transport protein B translates to MQAPINIALVGNPNSGKSSLFNALTGLNQKVSNFPGVTVDKKTGTANIVSGLSANIIDLPGTYSLYPKSADEYVTYDVLINPANEDTPDLVIIVADASNLKRNLLFCSQIIDLKFPVIIALTMMDIARKKGVEIDIDGLERELGVPVVAINPRKNKGVTELKKIIELAARGNYSAAPRDFIGNAALAEAVIDDVKKVVPACSDYGALHVAVNTEELTFLDAGQKKAIRESLQRNQFNKTKVQAEEIMQRYNRIKHIMKASVVEADPLQKQLRSEKIDDLLLHRFWGYVILLVVMFLLFQSIFWLASYPMDAIEAGFGKLSGWLTSVLPDNKVTDVFVNGILAGISGFAVFIPQIMILFGLITVLEDTGYMARISFLTDRLMRQVGLNGKSVMPLISGVACAVPAIMATRTIENKKERLITILVTPLMSCSARLPIYTMMIALVIPDRRVLGFLGLQGLVMMGLYLLGFFMAILIAAVMKLFVRIKEKSYFIMELPVYRAPRWKNVGTTMVEKAKIFVTDAGKVIVVISVILWFLASYGPASRMEPLHAKYEKLIAAAPEGSPEAEALDREFRSEKLSHSYAGILGHAIEPAIRPLGFDWKIGIALITSFAAREVFVGTMATLYSVGENPDDNNATLREKMASAKWPDGRPVYTLAAGLSLMLFYAFAMQCMSTMAIVKRETKSWKMPFIQLVYMTSLAYVCSLIIFNIFK, encoded by the coding sequence ATGCAGGCACCAATAAACATCGCGCTGGTAGGAAATCCTAATAGTGGAAAAAGCTCCCTTTTTAACGCACTCACCGGGTTAAATCAGAAAGTCAGCAACTTTCCCGGGGTGACGGTAGACAAGAAAACCGGAACGGCCAACATTGTTTCGGGACTTTCAGCCAACATTATCGACCTTCCGGGGACGTATAGCCTGTACCCTAAAAGTGCGGATGAATATGTGACCTACGATGTACTGATCAACCCGGCGAATGAAGACACGCCCGACCTGGTGATCATTGTTGCCGATGCCTCCAATCTGAAACGTAACCTCCTCTTCTGTTCCCAGATCATTGACCTCAAATTTCCGGTGATCATTGCCCTCACCATGATGGACATTGCCCGCAAGAAAGGCGTGGAAATAGATATCGACGGGCTGGAAAGGGAACTGGGTGTGCCGGTAGTGGCCATCAATCCCCGCAAAAACAAAGGGGTGACCGAACTCAAAAAAATCATCGAGCTGGCAGCCCGCGGCAATTATAGCGCGGCCCCCCGCGATTTTATCGGTAATGCCGCACTGGCCGAAGCGGTGATCGATGACGTGAAAAAAGTAGTACCGGCCTGTAGCGACTACGGTGCCCTGCACGTTGCCGTGAACACAGAAGAACTGACATTCCTCGACGCCGGACAGAAAAAAGCTATCCGGGAATCACTGCAGCGAAATCAATTCAATAAAACCAAAGTACAGGCGGAAGAAATCATGCAGCGGTACAACCGCATCAAACATATCATGAAAGCTTCCGTCGTGGAAGCCGACCCGCTGCAGAAACAACTGCGCTCGGAAAAAATCGACGATCTGCTGCTGCACCGCTTCTGGGGTTACGTCATCCTGCTAGTGGTGATGTTCCTGCTGTTCCAGAGCATCTTCTGGCTGGCTTCCTACCCAATGGACGCCATTGAAGCAGGTTTTGGTAAATTAAGCGGCTGGCTGACATCTGTTTTGCCTGATAACAAGGTCACAGACGTATTTGTAAACGGCATCCTGGCCGGTATCAGCGGATTTGCAGTGTTCATCCCTCAGATCATGATCCTGTTCGGGCTCATCACCGTGCTGGAAGATACCGGTTATATGGCGCGTATCAGCTTCCTCACCGACCGCCTGATGCGGCAGGTAGGGCTCAACGGGAAGTCCGTGATGCCGCTGATCAGCGGCGTGGCTTGTGCCGTACCCGCTATCATGGCCACCCGGACTATCGAAAACAAAAAAGAACGCCTCATCACTATACTGGTCACACCGCTCATGAGTTGCTCTGCGCGGCTGCCGATCTATACTATGATGATCGCCCTGGTCATCCCCGACAGAAGGGTGCTGGGCTTCCTGGGCCTGCAAGGCCTGGTGATGATGGGCCTTTACCTGCTTGGTTTCTTTATGGCTATCCTGATAGCGGCCGTTATGAAGCTGTTTGTGCGTATCAAGGAAAAGAGCTACTTCATTATGGAGTTGCCGGTATACCGCGCACCACGCTGGAAAAACGTAGGCACCACCATGGTGGAAAAAGCAAAAATCTTTGTTACCGATGCCGGTAAAGTGATCGTGGTAATTTCCGTGATCCTCTGGTTCCTGGCCTCTTACGGGCCCGCCAGCAGAATGGAGCCGCTGCATGCGAAATATGAAAAACTGATCGCCGCCGCGCCGGAAGGTTCTCCGGAAGCGGAAGCGCTGGACCGCGAATTCCGTTCTGAAAAACTGTCGCACTCCTACGCCGGCATCCTCGGTCATGCCATCGAACCGGCTATCCGCCCGCTGGGCTTCGACTGGAAAATAGGGATCGCGCTGATCACGTCTTTTGCTGCCCGTGAAGTATTTGTAGGCACCATGGCCACCCTTTACAGCGTTGGTGAAAATCCGGACGATAACAACGCCACCCTCCGCGAAAAAATGGCTTCTGCCAAATGGCCGGATGGCCGGCCGGTATACACGCTGGCGGCGGGACTTTCGCTCATGCTGTTTTATGCATTTGCCATGCAGTGCATGAGCACCATGGCCATCGTGAAAAGAGAAACGAAGTCGTGGAAAATGCCTTTTATACAGCTGGTTTATATGACATCACTGGCCTATGTCTGCAGTCTGATCATCTTTAATATCTTCAAATAA
- a CDS encoding M28 family peptidase, producing MKMLCYSLLLLFAGPLLAQSSVDSAQLLKDVRTLSADKFEGRKTGTRGSRLAQFYIIDRFKQIGITPYHNTYEYPFYFQEGNKKVMGTNLFGYIPGKSSDVIVISAHYDHLGIGKPNAAQDSIYNGADDNASGVGTILALAAYFKKNPPKYTLLFVAFDGEEEGLQGSRAFVQQPPVPLGTIRLNINMDMVSHNDKNELYVAGSTPYPQLKKFIDAAAAQSSIKLLAGHDVSGSGSENWTNQSDQGPFHAQKIPFLYFGVEDHPDYHQLTDEYDHINHRFYYQAVRTILEMTKQIDTELN from the coding sequence ATGAAAATGCTTTGTTACAGCTTATTACTGCTTTTTGCAGGGCCACTGTTGGCGCAGTCTTCTGTTGATTCTGCCCAGCTGCTGAAAGACGTGCGTACCCTTTCCGCCGATAAGTTTGAAGGCCGAAAAACCGGGACCCGCGGCAGCCGCCTGGCCCAGTTTTATATTATCGACCGGTTTAAACAGATCGGTATAACTCCTTATCACAACACTTACGAGTACCCCTTTTATTTTCAGGAGGGAAATAAAAAGGTCATGGGCACTAATCTCTTCGGCTACATACCGGGCAAGAGCAGCGATGTAATAGTTATTTCCGCACACTACGACCACCTTGGCATCGGGAAGCCCAATGCTGCCCAGGACAGCATCTACAACGGTGCAGATGATAATGCGTCGGGCGTAGGCACCATCCTGGCGCTGGCGGCATATTTTAAAAAGAACCCACCTAAATACACCTTGTTATTTGTTGCTTTTGACGGGGAAGAAGAAGGACTGCAGGGTTCCCGGGCGTTTGTGCAACAGCCACCAGTGCCACTCGGTACCATACGGCTCAATATCAATATGGACATGGTTTCGCATAATGATAAGAATGAGCTGTATGTAGCAGGCTCCACGCCTTATCCACAACTGAAAAAATTCATCGATGCGGCCGCTGCCCAAAGCAGTATTAAACTGTTGGCAGGGCATGATGTTTCCGGCAGCGGCAGCGAGAACTGGACCAACCAGAGCGATCAGGGACCTTTTCATGCACAGAAAATACCTTTCCTGTACTTCGGGGTGGAAGACCATCCCGACTACCACCAGTTAACGGATGAATATGACCACATTAACCATCGTTTTTATTATCAGGCAGTGAGGACGATCCTGGAGATGACAAAGCAGATAGACACTGAATTGAATTAA
- a CDS encoding S41 family peptidase encodes MQPNRRCWLTAGFLFIALLSACKKKDQAGPQRPQANINDSIFSVFKDIYLWTDVIPDSATFKPESYASVQSMFSSLITMKKNNTNGQPLDRYSFIDDGTTSRALQGDILGDMGFEVGYQTDNTLYVIYVYPGSPADKAGIQRGWQLLSVNGNSSFQVGPATNNMLNAAFASKSATWVFRKPDNNTQTSTLAPAAYKLNPILYANTYNFNGTKVGYFVFNNFVALNDVKPTFDSLFNAWAQAGVTRVVADLRYNGGGLLETAEYLANNLAPASANNNVMYTQSFNNNVNTNNYSYIFRNMKAVPYNPNTYWTEIFRQESTTYRSTSFQKQGSLALTNLSFLVTNGTVSASELLYNVLKPSMNPHLIGGTTYGKPVGFINITFGQYDMYAVCFQTFNSAGEGNYFSGISPTINVTDDYTTNWGNLNDPLLRTALTDMGIPASQLGRMAATELNTNRIGVLRPNNRFQGMIQTLRN; translated from the coding sequence ATGCAACCAAATCGACGCTGCTGGCTGACCGCCGGCTTCCTATTTATCGCCCTGCTTTCCGCCTGTAAAAAGAAGGACCAGGCAGGCCCGCAAAGGCCACAAGCCAATATCAACGATAGTATCTTCTCCGTATTTAAAGACATTTACCTATGGACAGACGTTATCCCCGATTCAGCGACCTTTAAACCGGAAAGTTATGCCTCCGTCCAGAGCATGTTCAGCTCGCTGATCACCATGAAAAAGAACAATACAAATGGCCAGCCGCTCGACAGGTACAGCTTCATCGATGATGGCACCACCTCCCGCGCCCTGCAGGGCGACATTTTGGGGGACATGGGTTTTGAAGTTGGCTATCAGACAGATAATACCCTCTATGTAATATATGTGTACCCCGGCTCACCGGCAGACAAAGCCGGCATCCAGCGCGGGTGGCAGCTCCTCAGTGTGAACGGGAACAGCAGCTTCCAGGTTGGTCCGGCGACAAACAACATGCTGAACGCCGCCTTCGCCAGCAAAAGCGCCACCTGGGTGTTCCGCAAACCGGACAATAACACCCAAACAAGCACGCTCGCACCAGCTGCGTATAAACTCAATCCCATTCTTTACGCCAATACCTACAACTTTAACGGCACCAAAGTGGGTTATTTTGTTTTCAACAATTTCGTAGCCCTGAATGATGTGAAGCCCACCTTCGACTCGCTGTTCAACGCCTGGGCCCAGGCCGGTGTTACCCGGGTGGTGGCCGATTTGCGCTACAATGGCGGCGGCCTCCTCGAAACAGCCGAATACCTGGCCAACAACCTCGCGCCGGCCAGCGCCAACAATAACGTGATGTATACGCAATCGTTCAACAACAACGTAAACACCAACAACTACAGTTATATCTTCCGGAACATGAAAGCGGTGCCGTATAATCCCAATACATACTGGACCGAGATTTTCCGGCAGGAATCCACCACCTACAGAAGCACCAGTTTCCAGAAACAGGGCTCCCTGGCCCTCACCAACCTCAGCTTCCTTGTTACCAATGGTACCGTATCCGCCAGCGAACTGCTGTACAATGTGCTGAAACCGTCTATGAACCCTCATTTGATCGGCGGCACCACCTACGGCAAACCGGTAGGCTTCATCAATATTACCTTTGGGCAGTATGATATGTATGCTGTCTGCTTCCAGACCTTCAACTCTGCTGGCGAAGGCAACTACTTCAGCGGTATTTCACCTACCATCAACGTAACAGACGACTACACCACCAATTGGGGCAATCTCAATGATCCGTTGTTGCGTACCGCCCTCACTGACATGGGCATCCCGGCGTCGCAGCTGGGCAGAATGGCCGCCACCGAGCTTAATACAAACCGGATTGGCGTTCTGCGCCCGAACAACCGCTTCCAGGGCATGATACAGACTTTGAGAAACTAA